In a genomic window of Phycisphaerae bacterium:
- a CDS encoding RusA family crossover junction endodeoxyribonuclease — MAAVAPVTIELPWPPSVNHYYRRVGPRTLISRAGREFRRRVARILAARRLSPAQGRLAVTVEVYPPDRRRRDIDNLLKAVLDACQHGGAFPDDSRIVWLLIHRTQVVRGGRVIVTIRDLANRPPPPTDADIWTARDREAGGWSPSLN, encoded by the coding sequence ATGGCAGCGGTAGCGCCGGTGACGATCGAGCTGCCCTGGCCGCCGTCGGTGAACCACTACTACCGGCGAGTCGGCCCGCGGACGCTGATCAGCCGGGCCGGGCGGGAGTTCCGACGACGGGTAGCGCGCATTCTGGCAGCGCGCCGCCTGTCGCCGGCGCAAGGCCGGCTGGCGGTGACGGTGGAGGTGTACCCGCCCGACCGCCGGCGCCGCGATATCGACAACCTGCTGAAGGCCGTGCTCGACGCCTGCCAGCACGGCGGCGCGTTCCCCGACGACAGCCGGATCGTCTGGCTGTTGATTCACCGGACACAGGTCGTGCGCGGCGGACGCGTGATCGTGACGATTCGCGACCTGGCGAACAGGCCGCCGCCCCCGACTGACGCGGACATCTGGACCGCCCGCGACCGGGAGGCGGGCGGGTGGTCCCCATCCCTGAACTGA
- a CDS encoding DUF669 domain-containing protein: protein MANLNGFDAGAVDPNFAFDPVPAGKYTAVITASEMKPTKKGTGQYLELTFQIIEGEHKGRNLWARLNLDNPDATAVKIARAELSAICRAVGVLAPQDSVELHNLPLTVKVGVKNRDDTGEPTNVIKGYEKKGAAAARPAVIGNGKAPWQR, encoded by the coding sequence GTGGCGAACCTGAACGGCTTTGACGCCGGCGCCGTGGACCCGAACTTCGCGTTCGATCCGGTCCCGGCCGGGAAGTACACGGCGGTGATCACCGCCAGCGAGATGAAGCCCACCAAGAAGGGCACCGGCCAGTATCTGGAGCTGACGTTCCAGATCATCGAGGGCGAGCACAAGGGGCGGAACCTGTGGGCCCGCCTGAACCTCGACAACCCCGACGCGACGGCGGTCAAGATCGCCCGCGCGGAGCTGTCGGCGATCTGCCGGGCGGTGGGCGTGCTGGCGCCACAGGACTCGGTCGAGCTGCACAACCTCCCGCTGACCGTCAAGGTCGGCGTCAAGAACCGCGACGACACCGGCGAGCCGACGAACGTCATCAAGGGCTACGAGAAGAAGGGCGCGGCTGCGGCGCGACCGGCGGTGATCGGCAACGGGAAAGCGCCATGGCAGCGGTAG